One part of the Aspergillus luchuensis IFO 4308 DNA, chromosome 5, nearly complete sequence genome encodes these proteins:
- a CDS encoding nucleoporin family protein (COG:U,Y;~EggNog:ENOG410Q4JQ;~InterPro:IPR025574,IPR037665,IPR037637,IPR021967, IPR007230,IPR036903;~MEROPS:MER0020214;~PFAM:PF04096,PF12110,PF13634;~go_component: GO:0005643 - nuclear pore [Evidence IEA];~go_function: GO:0017056 - structural constituent of nuclear pore [Evidence IEA];~go_process: GO:0006913 - nucleocytoplasmic transport [Evidence IEA]), with product MFGGFGQNNQQSSGFGAGSGFGGTSTGGGFGTGTQNQSTSLFGGQNRTSGFGTGTSTGGGLFGSGTATAGGSSGFGGFGSSSNTGGGFGSTGTGTGTAASTGGGLFGNKTGGFGSSAGTGGGFGTSGGTGGFGSTASGFGSGTGTAFQQAIPPSDGTGSTPFSPFTEKDGNTTGMNHYQSITFMQPYSKYSFEELRLGDYNQGRRFGNGSGQAGAFGTSAFGGSGFGQQSTGGFGSTSTPFGGGTSAPSTFGQTQTAGGFGSSTNSNPLFGAAKPATSLFGGGTGTTGTSQPSLFGGNTSTTATTGGFGSGTGTTGFGAGTGGSLFGGSANNNTQQQKPLFGGSGSTGTGFGSAFGAQNTSTASPFGGTAATSSPFGGQQQQQTGTGLFGGGLGQQNQAQNQQQTQNKGLFGGFGSNTQQQSSTPSLFGNTGAGTGTSTTGSSLFGQNTQQPQQQSTGGSLFGNNQQTGTSSLFGGGQQQGQKSLFGSSTPATGTGTGTSAFGGFGNTQNQQTGGGGLFGGAQNQQQQKPSLFGGGTGTGGSLFGGQSTTTPSAGGSLFGNTQSQPQQTGGLGTSSLFGGSQQTQPQQAQQSQPAPGSLQASLLDGNPYGNQSIFSGLPAPSASSPGPLATPLSSAAKQKQRTPLPVYKITPNAANRLLTPPKRQGYGFSYSTYGSPSSSAGTPSGLGGSVLGGSLRGSVNGSLGRTSFSKSLSTSNLRKTFDPDTDSVLSPGALTSGSSRLSSGSLKRLTIDRSLRNDLFARPASTPAAPITNGEDAAQPADKMKKKVSFDSSSDTPATGGEIVPVQSQSPEPTPEELGFLRSIRKSNTVNGLNGIKPSEPSIRPEMESVRGNELAVVPENAVTTSTTPEGPSRLPFVPGGDPQPGEYWMKPTRAEISKLSREQQKKFVGFTVGRQRCGQVTFDEPVDLTTVDLDRIFGDLVDIGVRKITVYPDETIKPPRGKGLNVPSTLRIENSWPRGRDKKSPSPLTSGPLFDKHVDRLIKVHNTEFVDYEKETGTWVFRVPHYTTYGLDYDSDEEEEGESLNQSTFSAAPDTPTPKAQTPANPDTTMGSEMMSAFSTDDSFVGSMAGVDDDTFDFKKRKIVPGAFGNQMMETVEDQRSVSGDDEESFLGEGSTGSTIEQDGDDITESQHSGESLVELDEGEEMDMAGTFPDLHPTVERDDTQSTDTFMETTQPVLKPWNTPSKPRLDLTGDWAEHLQRTISPRKQDRDALREIQANAFTDRSLREDTPKPSAADTRQKGFATSIDLMNSLFQQPRKQQAASPVKAQSVRPNGFEWPYNKKPKTFAGESHELSEDDLAFHHSFKPRWGTLNSLLCAKNDMSDMQAVDRVWRHKLSVTSEGRDVALLEYNTPVEPSEMLDAQRKLTAVSRVDGVPFARLAKADFREFVQASNLVQSDHERLLWQLANILFNDKTEDDISAGVPPNLRSKYIHRIKKDRLTRLWEGIVREKHAQAVAKASSAEERAFYLLCSHRVEEACKVLIASQNFHLATLVAQIARDPTTRTDMAKQIEMWRQNNVYSEMSEPVRALYELLAGNALRSEGKSTGALEDRLSTFTFSERFGLDWFQAFGLRLWYGITDDEPIEAAVCQFVDDLYEGNEPALPTPYNQEDIVDRESPLWVLLKVYATTTGGAVRTANLHPQEFPAVLLPESVSGDKQSSRLSFQLCHLLAAAIGQHESFQVNTAQLDQLVWDYAWELCCSGTLNRALFVLLHLSHASDRERAVKETLARFAPQLPEPVTSDGQTNVMWHYLTHDLQLPESWIWVSKALYARDTGDATREVDCLVRGKNWNDAHATFCRVVAPTAVIEGDYGTLEMLVSGFGEEPERKVRGWANGGGIYDDFLRLATAKSGKRDATRLARLVSALVKMGDKVSQGSGVEGLEERVAFREMSRVVATWTGHEDSKAIELSSVLSLPLTGDARLAQTAEMSRRYYSLIMAGGY from the exons GATTCGGAACCGGCACACAGAACCAGTCGACGTCCCTGTTTGGAGGACAAAATCGCACGAGCGGATTCGGAACTGGGACTTCGACCGGCGGAGGCCTTTTCGGAAGCGGAACTGCCACAGCTGGTGGTAGTAGCGGGTTCGGCGGCTTCGGGTCGTCCTCCAACACTGGCGGAGGGTTCGGCAGCACTGGCACTGGCACTGGCACCGCCGCTAGCACTGGGGGTGGCCTATTCGGCAACAAAACCGGGGGTTTTGGCAGCTCAGCTGGCACCGGTGGTGGATTCGGTACAAGCGGTGGCACTGGTGGCTTCGGCAGCACCGCATCGGGCTTCGGTAGTGGGACAGGGACTGCCTTCCAGCAGGCCATTCCTCCCTCTGATGGCACTGGAAGCACGCCGTTTAGCCCCTTCACTGAGAAGGACGGTAACACCACGGGGATGAATCACTACCAAAGTATCACCTTCATGCAGCCGTACAGCAAGTATTCCTTTGAAGAACTTCGCTTAGGTGATTACAACCAAGGCCGTAGGTTCGGCAACGGTAGTGGCCAAGCCGGTGCCTTTGGCACATCGGCCTTTGGAGGATCCGGCTTTGGACAACAGTCGACCGGCGGCTTTGGAAGCACTTCCACGCCATTCGGAGGCGGAACCAGTGCTCCCTCGACCTTTGGACAAACGCAGACGGCAGGTGGATTCGGATCTAGCACCAACTCCAACCCCTTGTTCGGAGCAGCAAAGCCGGCCACTTCCTTATTTGGGGGTGGAACTGGTACTACTGGCACCTCCCAGCCAAGCCTCTTCGGGGGAAACACatctactactgctactacggGTGGATTTGGAAGCGGCACAGGAACCACCGGCTTTGGTGCTGGAACCGGCGGATCTCTGTTTGGTGGCAGCGCTAATAACAATACCCAACAACAGAAGCCTCTATTCGGAGGCAGTGGCTCCACCGGCACAGGTTTTGGCAGCGCCTTTGGCGCACAGAACACAAGCACTGCCTCTCCTTTTGGTGGTACTGCTGcgacttcctctcccttcggcggccaacaacagcagcaaaccGGTACCGGCTTGTTCGGAGGTGGACTCGGTCAGCAAAACCAAGCCCAAAATCAGCAGCAGACTCAGAACAAAGGATTGTTTGGCGGGTTCGGCTCGAACACGCAGCAGCAGTCCAGTACTCCGAGTCTCTTCGGCAATACTGGGGCTGGCACTGGCACCAGCACGACTGGCTCTTCTCTTTTTGGCCAGAACACTCAGCAACCACAACAGCAGTCGACTGGTGGATCGCTCTTTGGGAACAACCAGCAAACCGGCACAAGCTCCCTTTTCGGCGGTGGCCAGCAGCAGGGCCAGAAGAGCTTGTTCGGCAGCAGCACGCCTGCcaccggcaccggcaccggcaccaGCGCATTTGGCGGCTTTGGTAATACTCAGAACCAGCAgacgggtggtggtggcctgTTTGGCGGCGCCcaaaaccagcagcagcagaagccgaGTCTATTCGGCGGTGGCACTGGAACCGGTGGTTCTCTCTTCGGGGGACAGAGCACCACGACTCCGAGCGCCGGCGGTTCGCTTTTCGGTAACACGCAGAGTCAGCCTCAGCAGACTGGAGGGCTTGGTACTTCGAGCCTGTTTGGCGGCAGCCAGCAGACACAGCCCCAGCAAGCTCAGCAATCCCAACCGGCCCCTGGTAGCTTGCAGGCCTCTCTTTTGGACGGCAACCCTTATGGCAACCAGTCCATCTTCTCTGGCTTGCCAGCCCCAAGCGCTTCCAGCCCTGGCCCCTTGGCGACGCCACTTTCGTCTGCCGCCAAACAGAAGCAGCGCACTCCGCTCCCTGTCTATAAGATCACCCCCAATGCCGCTAACCGCCTTCTTACGCCCCCCAAACGCCAGGGATACGGCTTCTCTTACTCCACCTATGGCTCACCTTCGAGCTCTGCTGGTACTCCTAGCGGACTTGGTGGCAGCGTGCTGGGTGGAAGCCTGCGTGGAAGTGTCAATGGAAGTCTTGGGCGCACCAGCTTTAGCAAGAGTTTGTCTACCAGCAATCTGCGCAAGACATTCGACCCCGACACCGACAGTGTCTTGTCGCCCGGTGCACTTACCTCTGGCAGCTCCCGTCTGTCAAGCGGCAGCCTGAAGCGCCTCACCATTGATCGTAGCCTGAGGAATGACCTCTTTGCTCGCCCAGCCAGTACCCCAGCTGCCCCGATCACCAACGGCGAAGACGCAGCACAGCCAGCCgataagatgaagaagaaggtcagcTTTGATTCATCATCGGATACGCCAGCCACTGGAGGAGAGATCGTTCCGGTGCAGTCTCAAAGCCCCGAGCCTACTCCGGAGGAATTGGGATTCCTGCGCTCCATCCGCAAGAGCAACACAGTCAATGGCCTCAACGGTATCAAGCCTAGCGAGCCTTCTATCCGTCCTGAGATGGAGTCTGTTCGTGGTAATGAGCTTGCCGTCGTCCCCGAGAATGCGGTGACGACCTCAACTACTCCTGAGGGCCCCTCTCGTCTGCCTTTCGTTCCCGGTGGAGACCCGCAACCGGGCGAGTACTGGATGAAGCCCACCCGCGCTGAGATCAGCAAGCTGAGCcgagagcagcagaagaagtttGTTGGCTTTACTGTTGGTCGTCAAAGGTGCGGCCAGGTGACGTTCGATGAGCCCGTTGATCTGACCACCGTGGACTTGGACCGCATTTTCGGCGATCTTGTAGACATCGGTGTGCGCAAGATTACCGTGTATCCAGATGAAACCATCAAGCCCCCGAGGGGCAAGGGCTTGAACGTTCCCTCCACCCTTCGCATTGAAAACTCTTGGCCTCGGGGTCGCGACAAGAAGtcaccttcccctctcacCAGCGGCCCCTTGTTCGATAAGCACGTCGACCGCTTGATTAAGGTGCACAACACCGAGTTCGTGGACTACGAAAAGGAGACCGGCACGTGGGTGTTCCGGGTGCCCCATTACACCACCTATGGTCTTGATTATGatagcgacgaggaagaagaaggtgagagCCTCAACCAAAGCACTTTTAGTGCTGCTCCTGACACTCCGACTCCGAAGGCTCAAACCCCCGCCAACCCCGATACGACCATGGGCTCGGAGATGATGTCTGCCTTCTCCACTGATGACTCCTTTGTGGGTTCAATGGCTGGCGTCGACGATGATACCTTTGATTTCAAAAAGCGTAAGATTGTCCCGGGTGCGTTTGGCAACCAAATGATGGAGACGGTTGAGGACCAGCGTTCGGTTTCtggagacgacgaggagTCTTTTTTAGGGGAAGGCTCCACGGGTTCGACTATTGAGCAAGACGGCGATGATATCACCGAAAGCCAACATTCTGGCGAGTCACTAGTCGAATTGGATGAGGGCGAGGAAATGGACATGGCGGGCACCTTTCCAGACCTCCATCCTACCGTGGAGCGCGATGACACCCAAAGCACCGATACCTTTATGGAGACCACCCAGCCTGTATTGAAGCCTTGGAACACGCCTTCGAAGCCTCGTCTCGACCTTACTGGAGACTGGGCGGAGCATCTGCAACGCACCATCAGTCCCCGGAAGCAAGATCGCGATGCACTTCGTGAGATCCAAGCCAATGCCTTTACCGACCGGTCTCTCCGTGAGGATACCCCCAAGCCATCTGCCGCCGATACCAGGCAAAAGGGCTTCGCCACCAGCATCGATTTGATGAATTCTTTGTTTCAGCAACCACGCAAACAACAAGCCGCATCTCCTGTGAAGGCACAAAGCGTGCGGCCTAATGGCTTTGAG TGGCCTTATAACAAGAAACCCAAGACATTTGCTGGCGAATCCCACGAGCTAAGCGAAGACGACCTTGCTTTCCATCACTCATTCAAACCGCGTTGGGGCACGCTGAACTCTCTTCTCTGCGCCAAGAATGATATGTCGGACATGCAGGCGGTTGATAGAGTTTGGAGGCACAAGCTCTCTGTGACTAGCGAAGGAAGGGATGTGGCTCTCTTGGAATATAACACACCTGTGGAACCGAGTGAGATGCTGGATGCCCAGAGGAAGCTGACTGCTGTTTCAcgtgttgatggtgttcCCTTTGCTCGTCTGGCAAAGGCCGATTTCCGGGAGTTCGTGCAAGCTTCGAACTTGGTACAATCTGACCACGAGCGACTTCTCTGGCAGCTGGCCAACATCCTTTTCAACGACAAGACTGAAGATGATATTTCCGCTGGCGTGCCTCCCAATCTTCGTTCCAAATACATTCACCGTATCAAGAAAGACCGCCTGACCCGTCTGTGGGAGGGTATCGTACGTGAAAAGCATGCACAGGCTGTGGCTAAGGCCAGCTCAGCCGAGGAGCGTGCCTTTTACTTGTTATGCTCGCATCGGGTTGAGGAGGCTTGCAAGGTCCTAATTGCTAGTCAGAATTTCCATCTTGCGACACTGGTTGCTCAGATCGCGCGCGATCCTACGACGCGCACTGATATGGCCAAGCAGATTGAGATGTGGCGCCAAAACAATGTGTATTCTGAAATGAGCGAGCCCGTCCGAGCTTTGTACGAACTTCTGGCCGGCAACGCCCTTCGCAGCGAAGGCAAATCCACTGGTGCGCTGGAGGATCGTCTTTCTACTTTCACCTTCTCTGAGCGATTTGGGCTGGATTGGTTCCAGGCTTTCGGCCTTCGTCTCTGGTATGGTATCACCGACGATGAGCCTATCGAAGCCGCCGTCTGCCAGTTCGTGGACGACCTCTACGAAGGAAATGAGCCGGCCCTTCCGACGCCTTACAACCAGGAAGACATCGTTGATCGCGAGTCTCCTCTGTGGGTTTTACTGAAAGTGTATGCCACGACAACTGGTGGAGCTGTTCGGACAGCCAATCTCCATCCACAGGAGTTCCCGGCCGTTCTCCTGCCTGAGTCGGTCAGCGGGGATAAGCAGTCAAGCCGGTTGTCCTTCCAGCTTTGTCACCTTCTTGCGGCAGCCATTGGGCAGCACGAAAGCTTCCAAGTCAACACAGCGCAGTTGGACCAGCTCGTGTGGGACTATGCTTGGGAGCTTTGCTGCAGTGGCACTTTAAACCGGGCACTGttcgtcctcctccacctctcGCATGCATCTGATCGCGAGCGTGCTGTGAAGGAGACTCTAGCCCGGTTTGCGCCCCAGCTGCCGGAGCCGGTCACCTCTGACGGCCAAACCAACGTGATGTGGCACTATCTCACGCATGATCTTCAGCTGCCTGAGAGCTGGATCTGGGTATCAAAGGCGCTTTATGCTCGCGACACGGGTGATGCGACACGCGAAGTGGACTGTCTCGTCCGTGGCAAGAACTGGAACGATGCCCACGCTACCTTCTGTCGTGTTGTGGCGCCAACTGCCGTGATTGAGGGTGACTATGGCACACTAGAGATGCTGGTGTCGGGCTTTGGCGAGGAACCCGAGCGAAAAGTGCGCGGCTGGGccaatggtggtggtatttaCGACGACTTCCTGCGCCTGGCTACGGCCAAGAGCGGCAAGCGCGATGCTACCCGGCTTGCCCGGTTAGTAAGTGCCTTGGTGAAGATGGGCGATAAGGTCAGTCAGGGATCGGGTGTCGAAGGATTAGAGGAACGTGTAGCCTTCCGGGAAATGAGCCGCGTGGTTGCCACTTGGACTGGGCACGAGGACTCAAAG GCGATCGAGCTGTCCAGCGTACTCAGTCTGCCTTTGACGGGCGATGCACGCCTTGCACAGACGGCCGAAATGAGTCGGCGGTACTACAGTCTCATCATGGCTGGGGGCTATTGA
- the NDH51 gene encoding NADH-quinone oxidoreductase subunit NuoF (COG:C;~EggNog:ENOG410PK2H;~InterPro:IPR019554,IPR019575,IPR001949,IPR011537, IPR037207,IPR037225,IPR011538;~PFAM:PF10589,PF01512,PF10531;~go_function: GO:0008137 - NADH dehydrogenase (ubiquinone) activity [Evidence IEA];~go_function: GO:0010181 - FMN binding [Evidence IEA];~go_function: GO:0016651 - oxidoreductase activity, acting on NAD(P)H [Evidence IEA];~go_function: GO:0051287 - NAD binding [Evidence IEA];~go_function: GO:0051539 - 4 iron, 4 sulfur cluster binding [Evidence IEA];~go_process: GO:0055114 - oxidation-reduction process [Evidence IEA]), with protein MISRAAAPSSSIASLSSRSLRAQAPAARSFATVQDNAPPVKHYGGLKDQDRIFTNLYGHHGADLKSAMKYGDWHRTKDIVLKGHDWLISELKASGLRGRGGAGFPSGLKYSFMNFKDWDKDPRPRYLVVNADEGEPGTCKDREIMRKDPQKLIEGCLVVGRAMNANAAYIYIRGEFYQEATVLQRAINEAYEAGLIGKNACGTGYDFDVYIHRGMGAYVCGEETSLIESIEGKAGKPRLKPPFPAAVGLFGCPSTVTNVETVAVTPTIMRRGASWFSSFGRERNAGTKLYCISGHVNNPCTVEEEMSISLRELIDRHCGGVRGGWDNLLAVIPGGSSTPVLPKHICDDQLMDFDALKDSQSGLGTAAVIVMDKSTDIVRAISRLSTFYKHESCGQCTPCREGSKWTMQMMQRMEKGQAREREIDMLQELTKQVEGHTICALGEAFAWPIQGLIRHFRPELEARIREYSKEVGGNGPYAGGWHPEARAEGKLISPGM; from the exons ATGATATCTCGAGCGGCggctccctcctcttccatcgccTCCCTATCCTCCCGCTCCCTCCGAGCCCAGGCCCCGGCCGCCCGTTCCTTCGCGACCGTCCAGGACAACGCCCCCCCGGTCAAGCACTATGGCGGTCTGAAGGACCAGGATCGGATCTTCACCAACCTCTACGGACACCATGGAGCTGATCTGAAGTCGGCGATGAAGTATGGTGACTGGCACCGGACTAAGGATATCGTTCTGAAGGGTCATGACTGG CTTATCTCTGAGCTGAAGGCCTCCGGTCTtcgtggtcgtggtggtgctggtttCCCCTCCGGACTGAAATAC TCTTTCATGAACTTCAAGGACTGGGACAAGGACCCCAGACCCCGTTACCTCGTCGTCAACGCTGATGAGGGTGAGCCCGGAACCTGCAAGGACCGTGAAATTATGCGCAAAGACCCCCAGAAGCTCATCGAAGGTTGCCTCGTCGTCGGCCGTGCCATGAACGCCAACGCCGCTTACATCTACATCCGTGGTGAATTCTACCAAGAAGCTACCGTCCTCCAGCGGGCTATTAACGAGGCCTACGAGGCTGGCCTGATCGGCAAGAACGCCTGCGGTACCGGCTACGACTTCGACGTCTACATCCACCGTGGTATGGGCGCCTACGTCTGTGGTGAGGAGACCTCCCTCATCGAGTCCATCGAGGGCAAGGCCGGCAAGCCCCGTCTTAAGCCCCCGTTCCCCGCTGCTGTCGGTCTCTTCGGCTGCCCCAGTACCGTCACCAACGTCGAGACTGTCGCCGTCACCCCCACCATCATGCGTCGTGGCGCCAGCTGGTTCTCGTCTTTCGGCCGTGAGCGCAACGCTGGTACCAAGCTGTACTGTATCTCCGGACACGTCAACAACCCCTGCAccgtcgaggaggagatgtCCATCTCCCTTCGCGAGCTGATCGACCGTCACTGTGGAGGTGTTCGTGGTGGCTGGGACAACCTTCTCGCTGTCATCCCCGGTGGATCCTCGACTCCCGTCCTTCCCAAGCATATTTGTGACGACCAGCTCATGGACTTCGACGCCCTGAAGGACTCTCAGAGTGGTCTCGGTACCGCTGCCGTCATCGTCATGGACAAGTCGACCGACATTGTTCGCGCCATCTCTCGTCTGTCGACCTTCTACAAGCACGAGTCTTGCGGTCAGTGCACTCCCTGCCGTGAGGGTAGCAAGTGGACCATGCAGATGATGCAGCGTATGGAGAAGGGTCAGGCTCGCGAGCGTGAGATCGACATGCTCCAGGAGCTGACCAAGCAGGTCGAGGGTCACACCATCTGCGCTCTGGGTGAGGCCTTTGCCTGGCCCATCCAGGGTCTGATCCGTCACTTCCGCCCCGAGCTGGAGGCCCGCATCCGGGAGTACTCGAAGGAGGTTGGTGGAAACGGACCTTACGCTGGTGGTTGGCACCCGGAGGCCCGCGCTGAGGGCAAGCTGATCTCCCCTGGCATGTAA
- a CDS encoding SET domain protein (COG:S;~EggNog:ENOG410QE4T;~InterPro:IPR001214;~PFAM:PF00856;~go_function: GO:0005515 - protein binding [Evidence IEA]): protein MASAPLGPSGSGDDDSLQIYFDLLNWMVDNGGHLHESVQIAKDESRGVHLQVKKDWKDAVPTDTHIIKTPLATTMSYFNVVNQSTPSISFSAHGLHFPQSFIDAVGEKESTIFFLIGQYLRGTEGFWYPYIRTLPQPGSLTTPPYYEGEDLQWLDGTSLLAAREKRLEVLKEKYEKGSTALRNAGFEGADAYTWDLYLWAASMFISRAFSARVLSGVFPETDLSEEKLSVLLPIIDMGNHRPLAKVEWRAGKDDVAFVVLEDVSAGQEISNNYGPRNNEQLMMNYGFCIPGNPCDHRIVSLRAPPGSPLYMAKSHQLQMYPDLAVGEPEDHYYVFNVFYPLLAPDMSMEHSIFSPALLDAVSVLAANNRELETLEITNQGIKIPNVYGNSRALLAALSQVIIEVVTHAAKLRASGEDLQTPTNLKQTHAKVYRDSQIMLSETALVVAAWTLNRARLHNFTGTWEETKRVLGAQMGRIPTGKFPEEVYSRLQVRILERKSLLTNNGELFTLGELPDLLPTAMQQPCKACFQDILSVSESAIPMLRGSGGSSPFAFPMFLCLVAAAHTASKSGASEEFKPSPRLSRWASFLLENYPPPPNDVAWALEDEDDEHIVSLFDETLEKMRSQNAGVLTSLAPYTGDWQKDDWWLSPNWLRWGWMIGEQECVQIPDDPLQLLATGSGGQVRLMTENYLYVPGEAYE from the exons ATGGCAAGTGCGCCTTTAGGGCCCTCCGG GTccggcgatgatgacagTCTACAGATCTATTTCGATCTGCTCAATTGGATGGTCGACAATGGAGGCCATCTGCACGAGAGCGTCCAGATAGCCAAGGATGAAAGCCGTGGTGTTCATCTCCAAGTCAAGAAAGACTGGAAGGATGCTGTCCCCACCGACACACACATCATCAAGACGCCTTTGGCCACTACTATGTCTTATTTCAATGTTGTTAACCAGTCCACTCCCTCAATCTCCTTTTCGGCGCATGGCCTGCATTTCCCACAGTCGTTCATTGATGCTGTCGGAGAAAAGGAatcgaccatcttcttcttgattgGTCAGTATCTTCGTGGCACTGAGGGCTTTTGGTACCCGTATATTCGGACATTGCCTCAGCCTGGCTCTTTGACTACTCCTCCTTACtatgaaggagaagatctgcAGTGGTTGGATGGTACTAGCTTGTTGGCGGCTAGGGAGAAGAGATTGGAGGTtctgaaggagaagtatgAGAAAGGTTCGACGGCGTTGCGCAATGCTGGGTTTGAGGGTGCCGATGCGTATACATG GGACCTCTATCTCTGGGCAGCTTCGATGTTCATTTCGCGTGCCTTTTCGGCGAGGGTACTTTCTGGAGTCTTTCCTGAAACGGATCtgtcggaggagaagctctctgtccttctccccatcatcgatATGGGCAATCACCGACCGCTAGCCAAGGTGGAGTGGCGGGCTGGTAAGGACGATGTTGCCTTCGTGGTCCTAGAAGACGTGTCGGCAGGCCAGGAGATCAGCAACAATTACGGACCGCGGAATAACGAGCAAC TTATGATGAACTACGGTTTCTGCATTCCCGGAAATCCTTGCGACCACCGCATTGTCAGTTTACGAGCACCGCCTGGAAGCCCCCTCTACATGGCAAAGTCCCATCAACTGCAGATGTACCCTGACCTTGCTGTGGGGGAACCAGAAGATCACTACTACGTCTTCAACGTGTTCTACCCTCTTCTCGCTCCTGACATGTCAATGGAGCATTCCATCTTCTCACCTGCCCTGCTTGACGCCGTGTCAGTTCTGGCTGCCAACAACCGGGAGCTGGAAACCCTCGAAATCACCAACCAAGGCATCAAGATTCCAAACGTCTATGGTAATTCTAGGGCCCTACTTGCTGCCTTGAGTCAGGTTATCATTGAGGTCGTCACACATGCTGCCAAGCTCAGAGCGTCAGGGGAAGATCTTCAGACACCGACAAACCTCAAACAGACCCATGCGAAAGTATACCGAGACAGCCAGATCATGTTGTCTGAGACCGCTCTAGTTGTCGCAGCATGGACACTGAACCGTGCGCGGCTACATAACTTCACTGGGACCTGGGAGGAAACCAAGAGAGTCCTTGGGGCCCAAATGGGCCGAATCCCCACCGGAAAGTTCCCAGAAGAGGTGTACTCGCGGCTGCAGGTGCGGATTTTGGAGCGGAAGTCTCTTCTTACAAACAACGGGGAGTTGTTCACCCTGGGTGAATTGCCCGACCTTCTCCCAACGGCGATGCAGCAACCTTGCAAGGCCTGCTTCCAGGACATCTTGTCAGTTTCTGAATCCGCCATTCCCATGCTAAGAGGAAGCGGTGGGTCATCGCCATTTGCCTTCCCGATGTTCCTTTGCCTGGTTGCGGCAGCCCACACTGCTAGCAAATCTGGTGCCTCCGAGGAGTTCAAGCCCTCCCCCAGACTGTCCCGATGGGCGAGCTTCCTCCTGGAGAATTACCCACCGCCCCCGAATGATGTGGCCTGGGCCttggaggacgaggatgatgagcacATTGTGAGTCTCTTTGACGAGAcactggagaagatgaggtcaCAGAACGCAGGTGTGTTGACCAGTTTGGCCCCGTACACGGGAGACTGGCAAAAAGACGATTGGTGGCTGTCGCCCAATTGGTTgcgatggggatggatgattgggGAGCAGGAGTGTGTGCAGATTCCTGACGATCCACTGCAGTTGTTGGCGACTGGAAGTGGGGGTCAGGTGAGACTGATGACGGAGAATTACCTATATGTGCCAGGGGAGGCATATGAGTAG